In the genome of Paenibacillus sp. FSL R5-0766, one region contains:
- a CDS encoding putative phage tail protein codes for MNKAEVLMTLLPPLYENVLEMQLLTETEGVELDKLTVGLESVLNQFYPESATWALERYEQDLQIPTNQAKPDDQRRSVIISKMRGSGKVSGSMLKNVAQAYESGGIDVSVDSGEYRIIIRFIDTWGLPPNLDDLKAAIEDIKPAHMTVDYRLRYLTIAEVESMTLEEIEQTRQDKFAGGGA; via the coding sequence ATGAATAAAGCAGAGGTATTAATGACTCTTTTGCCCCCGTTGTATGAAAATGTGCTGGAGATGCAGCTTCTTACAGAGACCGAAGGTGTAGAACTGGACAAGCTTACGGTGGGTTTGGAAAGTGTGCTGAATCAATTCTACCCGGAGTCTGCGACCTGGGCATTAGAACGTTATGAGCAGGATTTGCAGATTCCAACGAACCAAGCCAAGCCAGACGACCAGCGGAGATCCGTAATCATTTCCAAAATGCGCGGCAGCGGCAAAGTCTCTGGTTCCATGCTCAAAAACGTGGCGCAGGCCTACGAAAGCGGTGGGATTGATGTATCCGTTGATTCAGGTGAGTACCGCATTATAATCCGCTTCATCGACACATGGGGCTTGCCGCCCAATTTGGACGATCTGAAAGCAGCAATTGAGGATATTAAACCGGCACATATGACCGTGGACTATCGTCTGCGGTATTTGACGATTGCGGAGGTTGAAAGTATGACGCTGGAGGAGATCGAACAGACCCGACAGGATAAATTTGCAGGAGGTGGAGCATAG